From a region of the Argiope bruennichi chromosome 8, qqArgBrue1.1, whole genome shotgun sequence genome:
- the LOC129981969 gene encoding astacin-like metalloprotease toxin 5: MKINTFFFWIIFSGITFSGLLASENDLLPGTIIDGDIMIGENEDPWDRRDGPLVDMREKRWPRAVVLYDLNETIYSVWDLYVIREAILEIERGTCIKFVRRKHEKDYIYITPFGGCWSYIGRQGAQQTLSLSVPQCINKGTILHEFLHALGFWHEHSRSDRDEYIEILWENVMNEEKKANFEMHLPEAENFVKFPYDYWSVMHYDAYAFSKAPKLPTMKPKKPNVRLRDLGKAKAIGVLTNTDREKLKALYECDNIK; the protein is encoded by the exons atgaaaataaacacttttttcttttggataataTTTTCTGGGATCACGTTTTCTGGATTGCTTGcttctgaaaatgatttattaccGGGCA CTATCATTGATGGCGATATTATGATAGGTGAAAATGAAGATCCATGG GACCGTCGTGATGGCCCACTTGTAGATATGCGGGAGAAAAGATGGCCTCGTGCTGTGGTTCTCTATGACTTAAACGAAACTATTTATA GTGTGTGGGATTTATATGTAATTCGGGAAGCCATACTGGAAATTGAAAGAGGAACCTGCATTAAGTTTGTGCGGAGGAAACATGAAAaggattatatttatattaccCCTTTCGGCGG ATGCTGGTCTTACATTGGGCGGCAAGGTGCACAACAGACATTGTCACTCTCCGTTCCACAATGCATCAATAAAGGAACTATCCTTCATGAATTTTTGCACGCTTTAGGATTTTGGCATGAGCATTCCCGCTCCGACAGAGATGAATATATCGAGATCTTGTGGGAAAACGTCATGAATGAAG aaAAAAAGGCAAACTTCGAAATGCATCTTCCTGAGGCtgaaaactttgtaaaatttccTTACGATTATTGGTCAGTGATGCACTATGACGCATATGCCTTCTCCAAGGCGCCAAAGTTGCCTACGATGAAGCCAAAGAAGCCAAATGTGCGATTGAGAGATTTGGGTAAGGCCAAGGCGATAGGTGTACTAACGAATACTGATAGAGAGAAATTAAAAGCGTTATATGAATGTGATAATATCAAATGA